In Streptomyces ambofaciens ATCC 23877, a single genomic region encodes these proteins:
- a CDS encoding primosomal protein N' — protein sequence MSSENEPSGGGAQDAPPEQLALIRESVRRAKAPRAKPRTWRGAALAKDRPVARVLVDKGVLHLDRYFDYAVPEELDADAQPGVRVRVRFGAGRHRVRDGRREGGGLIDGFLIERLAESDYSGPLAALAQVVSPERVLDEELLGLARAVADRYAGSLADVLQLAVPPRNARAEKRTSPEPMPPPPVPAPGPWTRYEQGAAFVAALAAGGAPRAVWNALPGPQWSEELARAVAATLASGRGALVVLPDGRAVARADAALTALLGEGRHAVLTADAGPEKRYAQWLAVRRGAVRAVIGTRAAMFAPVRDLGLVALWDDGDDSHSEPHAPQPHARDVLLLRAAQDRCAFLLGAWSCTVEAAQLVESGWARPLVAAREQVRSAAPLVRTVGDGDLARDEAARAARLPTLAWQVVRDGLRQGPVLVQVPRRGYVPRMACAACRTPARCRHCSGPLEGQESGAALRCGWCGREEGGWHCPECGAFRLRAQVVGARRTAEELGRAFPAVPVRTSGREHVLDTVSEAPALVVSTPGAEPVAEGGYAAALLLDGWAMLGRPDLRAGEDALRRWLAAAALVRPQGAGGTVVAVAEPTLRPVQALVRWDPVGHAVRELAERAELGFPPVSRMASVAGPPDAVAGFLRAVELPGEAEVLGPVPLPVTSAGRPRRAGDPPPGEQWERALVRVPPGRGAALAGALKAAQAARMARGGETAVWVRIDPPDIG from the coding sequence GTGAGCAGCGAGAACGAACCGTCGGGCGGCGGCGCGCAGGACGCGCCGCCCGAGCAGCTCGCGCTCATCCGGGAGAGCGTGCGCCGGGCGAAGGCGCCGCGGGCCAAGCCGCGGACCTGGCGCGGAGCCGCGCTCGCCAAGGACCGGCCCGTCGCCCGGGTGCTCGTCGACAAGGGCGTACTCCACCTCGACCGGTACTTCGACTACGCCGTCCCCGAGGAGCTGGACGCCGACGCCCAGCCCGGTGTGCGGGTGCGGGTGCGCTTCGGGGCCGGACGCCACCGGGTGCGGGACGGGCGGCGTGAGGGCGGGGGGCTCATCGACGGCTTTCTGATCGAGCGGCTCGCCGAGTCCGACTACTCGGGGCCCCTGGCCGCCCTGGCGCAGGTCGTGTCGCCCGAGCGGGTGCTCGACGAGGAGCTGCTGGGACTCGCGCGGGCGGTCGCCGACCGGTACGCGGGCAGCCTCGCCGACGTGCTGCAGCTCGCCGTACCGCCGCGCAACGCGCGCGCCGAGAAGCGGACCTCGCCGGAGCCGATGCCCCCGCCACCGGTGCCCGCGCCGGGCCCCTGGACGCGGTACGAGCAGGGCGCCGCCTTCGTCGCGGCCCTCGCCGCCGGAGGCGCGCCGCGCGCGGTGTGGAACGCCCTGCCCGGCCCGCAGTGGAGCGAGGAGCTGGCCCGGGCCGTCGCGGCGACGCTGGCCTCCGGGCGCGGCGCGCTCGTCGTCCTGCCGGACGGACGGGCCGTCGCCCGCGCGGACGCCGCGCTGACCGCCCTGCTGGGTGAGGGACGGCACGCGGTGCTCACCGCCGACGCCGGGCCCGAGAAGCGGTACGCGCAGTGGCTGGCGGTGCGCCGAGGCGCGGTCCGGGCGGTCATCGGGACGCGCGCCGCCATGTTCGCGCCGGTGCGGGACCTCGGTCTGGTCGCCCTGTGGGACGACGGCGACGACAGCCACAGCGAGCCCCACGCCCCGCAGCCGCACGCGCGTGACGTGCTGCTGCTGCGTGCCGCCCAGGACCGTTGTGCGTTCCTGCTGGGCGCCTGGAGCTGCACGGTGGAGGCCGCCCAGCTCGTGGAGAGCGGCTGGGCCCGGCCCCTGGTCGCCGCGCGGGAGCAGGTGCGGTCCGCCGCCCCGCTCGTACGGACCGTGGGTGACGGGGATCTGGCGCGTGACGAGGCGGCGCGGGCCGCGCGGCTGCCGACCCTCGCCTGGCAGGTCGTCCGGGACGGACTGCGGCAGGGACCGGTGCTCGTGCAGGTGCCCCGGCGGGGTTACGTACCGAGGATGGCGTGTGCCGCCTGCCGGACGCCCGCGCGGTGCCGGCACTGCTCGGGGCCGCTGGAGGGCCAGGAGTCCGGGGCCGCGCTGCGCTGTGGATGGTGCGGGCGCGAGGAGGGCGGCTGGCACTGCCCGGAGTGCGGGGCGTTCCGGCTGCGCGCGCAGGTGGTGGGGGCGCGGCGCACGGCCGAGGAGCTGGGACGGGCGTTCCCGGCCGTGCCGGTGCGGACCTCGGGGCGCGAGCACGTGCTGGACACCGTGTCCGAGGCTCCCGCCCTGGTCGTGAGCACCCCGGGCGCCGAGCCCGTCGCCGAGGGCGGCTACGCGGCGGCCCTGCTGCTCGACGGCTGGGCGATGCTCGGACGGCCCGACCTGCGCGCCGGTGAGGACGCGCTGCGGCGCTGGCTGGCCGCCGCCGCGCTGGTGCGGCCGCAGGGCGCCGGGGGCACCGTCGTCGCGGTCGCCGAGCCGACCCTGCGGCCGGTGCAGGCCCTGGTGCGCTGGGACCCCGTCGGCCATGCGGTGCGGGAGCTGGCCGAGCGGGCCGAGCTGGGTTTTCCGCCGGTGTCCCGGATGGCGTCCGTGGCGGGTCCGCCCGACGCGGTGGCCGGTTTCCTGCGTGCCGTGGAGCTGCCGGGCGAGGCCGAGGTACTGGGCCCGGTGCCGCTGCCGGTGACGTCCGCGGGGCGCCCCCGGCGGGCGGGCGACCCGCCGCCGGGGGAGCAGTGGGAGCGCGCGCTGGTCCGGGTGCCGCCGGGGCGCGGCGCTGCGCTGGCGGGTGCGCTGAAGGCCGCTCAGGCGGCCCGCATGGCGCGGGGCGGCGAGACGGCGGTATGGGTGCGGATCGATCCGCCCGACATCGGGTGA
- a CDS encoding RsmB/NOP family class I SAM-dependent RNA methyltransferase gives MSEQPRRPRKPGKPYRRPQKDPVRLLAFEALRAVDERDAYANLVLPPLLRKARERDEGFDARDAALATELVYGTLRRQGTYDAIIAACVDRPLREVDPPVLDVLSLGAHQLLGTRIPSHAAVSASVELARVVLGDGRAKFVNAVLRKVARDDLDGWLERVAPPYDEDPEDHLAVVHAHPRWVVSALWDSLGGGRAGIEELLAADNERPEVTLVARPGRATAEELLGEEAAVPGRWSPYAVRLSEGGEPGAVEAVRENRAGVQDEGSQLVALALANAPLDGPDRRWLDGCAGPGGKAALLGALAAERGAFLLASEKQPHRAGLVAKALDGNPGPYQVITADGTRPAWRPGSFDRVLVDVPCTGLGALRRRPEARWRRRPEDLDGFAPLQRGLLSSALKAVRVGGVVGYATCSPHLAETRAVVADALKRHPDTELLDARPLLPGVPDLGDGPDIQLWPHLHGTDAMYLALIRRTA, from the coding sequence GTGAGCGAGCAGCCTCGTCGTCCCCGCAAGCCCGGCAAGCCGTACCGCAGGCCCCAGAAGGACCCCGTCCGCCTCCTCGCCTTCGAGGCGCTCAGGGCCGTGGACGAGCGGGACGCGTACGCCAACCTCGTCCTGCCGCCGCTGCTGCGCAAGGCGCGGGAACGGGACGAAGGCTTCGACGCCCGGGACGCGGCGCTCGCCACCGAGCTGGTGTACGGGACGCTGCGCCGGCAGGGGACCTACGACGCGATCATCGCCGCCTGCGTCGACCGGCCGCTGCGCGAGGTCGACCCGCCCGTACTGGACGTGCTCAGCCTCGGCGCCCACCAGCTGCTCGGAACCCGGATCCCGAGCCACGCCGCCGTGTCGGCCTCCGTGGAGCTGGCACGGGTCGTGCTCGGCGACGGGCGGGCCAAGTTCGTCAACGCCGTGCTGCGGAAGGTCGCGCGGGACGACCTCGACGGGTGGCTGGAGCGGGTCGCTCCGCCCTACGACGAGGACCCCGAGGACCACCTCGCCGTCGTGCACGCCCATCCGCGCTGGGTCGTCTCCGCGCTGTGGGACTCGCTCGGCGGCGGCCGGGCGGGCATCGAGGAACTGCTGGCCGCGGACAACGAGCGGCCCGAGGTGACGCTCGTCGCCCGTCCGGGACGCGCCACGGCCGAAGAGCTGCTCGGCGAGGAGGCCGCGGTGCCCGGCCGCTGGTCGCCGTACGCCGTGCGACTGAGCGAGGGCGGCGAGCCGGGGGCCGTCGAGGCCGTACGGGAGAACCGGGCCGGCGTGCAGGACGAGGGCAGTCAGCTCGTCGCGCTCGCCCTCGCGAACGCGCCCCTGGACGGGCCGGACCGCCGCTGGCTGGACGGATGCGCCGGACCCGGCGGCAAGGCGGCGCTCCTCGGGGCCCTGGCCGCCGAACGCGGTGCGTTCCTGCTCGCCTCGGAGAAGCAGCCGCACCGGGCCGGGCTGGTGGCCAAGGCACTGGACGGCAATCCGGGGCCGTACCAGGTCATCACCGCCGACGGCACCCGTCCGGCGTGGCGCCCCGGCAGCTTCGACCGCGTCCTGGTCGACGTGCCGTGCACCGGGCTCGGTGCCCTGCGCCGCCGTCCCGAGGCGCGCTGGCGGCGCCGTCCCGAGGACCTGGACGGCTTCGCCCCGCTCCAGCGCGGGCTGCTGAGCAGCGCCCTGAAGGCGGTACGGGTGGGCGGAGTCGTCGGCTACGCGACCTGTTCGCCGCACCTCGCCGAGACCCGTGCCGTCGTCGCCGACGCACTCAAGCGGCATCCGGACACCGAGCTGCTCGACGCCCGCCCGCTGCTGCCCGGCGTACCGGACCTGGGCGACGGCCCCGACATCCAGCTCTGGCCGCACCTGCACGGGACCGACGCGATGTACCTGGCGCTGATCCGCCGGACCGCCTGA
- the fmt gene encoding methionyl-tRNA formyltransferase, translated as MKLVFAGTPEVAVPALDALIASGRHEVAAVVTRPDAPAGRGRRMVASPVAERAEEAGIEVLKPAKPRDPAFLERLREIAPDCCPVVAYGALLPRVALDVPARGWVNLHFSLLPAWRGAAPVQHSLMAGDEITGASTFLIEEGLDSGPVYGTVTETVRPTDTSGDLLTRLAFAGAGLLAATMDGIEDGSLEAVPQPADGVTLAPKITVEDARVDWAAPALRVDRVVRGCTPAPGAWTTFRGERLKLVQAVPVADRTDLAPGRLAAGKNNVYVGTGSYAVELLWVQPQGKKPMRAADWARGVRIAEGESLGG; from the coding sequence ATGAAGCTCGTCTTCGCCGGCACCCCCGAGGTCGCCGTCCCCGCCCTGGACGCCCTGATCGCCTCCGGGCGCCACGAGGTGGCCGCCGTCGTCACGCGGCCCGACGCTCCGGCGGGGCGTGGGCGCCGGATGGTCGCCTCGCCCGTGGCCGAGCGGGCGGAGGAGGCCGGGATCGAGGTGCTCAAGCCTGCGAAGCCGCGCGACCCCGCCTTCCTGGAGCGGCTGCGCGAGATCGCGCCCGACTGCTGCCCGGTCGTCGCCTACGGTGCCCTGCTGCCCCGCGTCGCCCTCGACGTGCCCGCGCGCGGCTGGGTCAACCTGCACTTCTCGCTGCTGCCCGCCTGGCGCGGCGCCGCCCCCGTGCAGCACTCGCTCATGGCGGGCGACGAGATCACCGGCGCGTCCACCTTCCTGATCGAGGAGGGCCTCGACTCCGGTCCCGTCTACGGGACGGTCACCGAGACCGTCCGCCCCACCGACACCAGCGGCGACCTGCTGACCCGGCTCGCCTTCGCCGGCGCCGGACTGCTCGCGGCCACCATGGACGGCATCGAGGACGGCAGCCTGGAGGCGGTGCCGCAGCCGGCCGACGGGGTGACCCTGGCCCCGAAGATCACCGTCGAGGACGCGCGGGTCGACTGGGCGGCCCCGGCGCTGCGTGTGGACCGGGTGGTGCGCGGCTGCACCCCGGCCCCCGGCGCCTGGACCACCTTCCGGGGCGAGCGGCTCAAGCTCGTGCAGGCCGTGCCCGTGGCCGACCGGACCGACCTCGCCCCCGGCCGGCTCGCCGCCGGCAAGAACAACGTGTACGTCGGCACCGGCTCGTACGCCGTCGAGCTGCTCTGGGTGCAGCCGCAGGGCAAGAAGCCGATGCGGGCCGCCGACTGGGCACGCGGGGTGCGGATCGCCGAGGGCGAGTCGCTCGGCGGCTGA
- the metK gene encoding methionine adenosyltransferase, with amino-acid sequence MSRRLFTSESVTEGHPDKIADQISDTILDALLREDPTSRVAVETLITTGLVHVAGEVTTKAYADIATLVRGKILEIGYDSSKKGFDGASCGVSVSIGAQSPDIAQGVDTAYENRVEGDEDELDRQGAGDQGLMFGYASDETPTLMPLPVFLAHRLSKRLSEVRKNGTIPYLRPDGKTQVTIEYDGDKAVRLDTVVVSSQHASDIDLESLLAPDIKEFVVEPELKALLDDGIKLDTENYRLLVNPTGRFEIGGPMGDAGLTGRKIIIDTYGGMARHGGGAFSGKDPSKVDRSAAYAMRWVAKNVVAAGLAARCEVQVAYAIGKAEPVGLFVETFGTAKIDAEKIEKAIDEVFDLRPAAIIRDLDLLRPIYAQTAAYGHFGRELPDFTWERTDRVDALRQAAGL; translated from the coding sequence GTGTCCCGTCGCCTTTTCACCTCGGAGTCCGTGACCGAAGGTCACCCCGACAAGATCGCTGACCAGATCAGCGACACCATTCTCGACGCGCTTCTGCGTGAGGACCCGACCTCCCGGGTCGCCGTCGAAACCCTGATCACCACCGGTCTGGTGCACGTGGCCGGTGAGGTCACCACCAAGGCCTACGCGGACATCGCCACGCTGGTCCGCGGCAAGATCCTGGAGATCGGCTACGACTCCTCGAAGAAGGGCTTCGACGGCGCCTCCTGCGGCGTCTCGGTCTCGATCGGCGCCCAGTCCCCGGACATCGCGCAGGGCGTCGACACGGCCTACGAGAACCGGGTCGAGGGCGACGAGGACGAGCTGGACCGGCAGGGCGCCGGCGACCAGGGCCTGATGTTCGGCTACGCGTCCGACGAGACGCCGACGCTGATGCCGCTGCCGGTCTTCCTGGCGCACCGCCTGTCCAAGCGCCTGTCCGAGGTCCGCAAGAACGGGACGATCCCGTACCTGCGTCCGGACGGCAAGACACAGGTCACCATCGAGTACGACGGCGACAAGGCGGTCCGACTTGACACAGTCGTCGTCTCGTCGCAGCACGCGAGCGACATTGACCTGGAATCGCTGCTCGCCCCCGACATCAAGGAGTTCGTCGTCGAGCCGGAGCTGAAGGCGCTTCTGGACGACGGCATCAAGCTCGACACGGAGAACTACCGTCTCCTGGTCAACCCCACCGGTCGTTTCGAGATCGGCGGCCCGATGGGCGACGCCGGTCTGACCGGCCGCAAGATCATCATCGACACCTACGGCGGCATGGCACGCCACGGCGGCGGCGCCTTCTCGGGCAAGGACCCGTCCAAGGTCGACCGCTCCGCCGCGTACGCGATGCGCTGGGTCGCCAAGAACGTCGTCGCCGCGGGTCTCGCCGCCCGCTGCGAGGTCCAGGTCGCCTACGCCATCGGCAAGGCCGAGCCGGTCGGTCTGTTCGTGGAGACCTTCGGCACCGCCAAGATCGACGCGGAGAAGATCGAGAAGGCGATCGACGAGGTCTTCGACCTCCGTCCGGCCGCCATCATCCGCGACCTCGACCTGCTCCGCCCGATCTACGCCCAGACCGCCGCGTACGGCCACTTCGGCCGTGAGCTTCCCGACTTCACCTGGGAGCGCACGGACCGCGTGGACGCGCTGCGTCAGGCGGCGGGGCTGTAA
- a CDS encoding GuaB1 family IMP dehydrogenase-related protein, whose translation MRFLNDIQPSYDLTYDDVFMVPSRSAVGSRQGVDLGSPDGTGTTIPLVVANMTAIAGRRMAETVARRGGLVVIPQDIPIEVVTDVVTWVKSRHHVLDTPIVLAPHQTVADALSLLPKRAHNAGVVVDEDNRPVGVVTDADLSGVDRFTQLEEVMSKDLILIDADLDPREAFNTLDAANRRYAPAVDKDGRLAGILTRKGALRATLYTPALDANGKLRIAAAVGINGDVAGKAKQLLDAGVDTLVIDTAHGHQESMIGAVKLVRDLDPRVPIVAGNIVSAEGVRDLIEAGADIIKVGVGPGAMCTTRMMTGVGRPQFSAVLECAAEAKKYGKHVWADGGIRHPRDVAMALAAGASNVMVGSWFAGTYESPGDLQHDANGRPYKESFGMASARAVRNRTSEESAYDRARKALFEEGISTSRMFLDPTRPGVEDLIDSIIAGVRSSCTYAGAGSLEEFAEKAIVGIQSAAGYAEGKPLHASWS comes from the coding sequence GTGCGTTTCCTGAATGACATCCAGCCCTCGTACGACCTGACGTACGACGACGTGTTCATGGTGCCGAGCCGCTCCGCCGTCGGCTCCCGGCAGGGCGTGGACCTCGGCTCCCCGGACGGCACGGGCACCACCATCCCGCTGGTCGTCGCCAACATGACCGCCATCGCGGGCCGCCGGATGGCCGAGACGGTGGCCCGGCGCGGTGGCCTCGTGGTCATCCCGCAGGACATTCCGATCGAGGTCGTCACCGACGTCGTCACCTGGGTGAAGAGCCGGCACCACGTCCTGGACACCCCGATCGTGCTGGCCCCGCACCAGACCGTCGCCGACGCGCTGTCCCTGCTGCCCAAGCGGGCGCACAACGCCGGTGTCGTCGTCGACGAGGACAACCGGCCGGTGGGCGTGGTCACGGACGCCGACCTGTCCGGCGTGGACCGCTTCACGCAGCTCGAGGAGGTCATGTCCAAGGACCTGATCCTCATCGACGCCGACCTGGACCCGCGCGAGGCCTTCAACACGCTCGATGCCGCCAACCGCCGCTACGCGCCCGCCGTGGACAAGGACGGCCGCCTGGCCGGCATCCTCACCCGCAAGGGCGCCCTGCGCGCCACCCTCTACACCCCGGCCCTCGACGCGAACGGCAAGCTCCGCATCGCCGCCGCCGTCGGTATCAACGGCGACGTCGCGGGCAAGGCGAAGCAGCTGCTGGACGCGGGTGTGGACACCCTCGTCATCGACACCGCGCACGGCCACCAGGAGTCGATGATCGGCGCGGTCAAGCTGGTGCGCGACCTCGACCCGCGGGTTCCGATCGTCGCGGGCAACATCGTCTCCGCCGAGGGTGTGCGCGACCTGATCGAGGCGGGCGCCGACATCATCAAGGTCGGCGTGGGCCCCGGCGCCATGTGCACCACCCGCATGATGACCGGCGTCGGCCGGCCGCAGTTCTCCGCCGTCCTGGAGTGCGCCGCCGAGGCGAAGAAGTACGGCAAGCACGTGTGGGCCGACGGCGGTATCCGCCACCCCCGCGACGTGGCGATGGCCCTCGCGGCCGGCGCGTCCAACGTCATGGTCGGGTCCTGGTTCGCGGGCACGTACGAGTCCCCGGGCGACCTCCAGCACGACGCCAACGGCCGCCCCTACAAGGAGTCGTTCGGCATGGCCTCCGCCCGCGCGGTGCGCAACCGCACCTCGGAGGAGTCGGCGTACGACCGGGCCCGCAAGGCGCTGTTCGAGGAGGGCATCTCGACCTCCCGGATGTTCCTCGACCCGACCCGTCCCGGCGTCGAGGACCTGATCGACTCGATCATCGCCGGTGTCCGCTCCTCGTGCACCTACGCCGGCGCCGGCTCCCTGGAGGAGTTCGCCGAGAAGGCGATCGTCGGCATCCAGAGCGCCGCCGGATACGCCGAGGGCAAGCCGCTGCACGCCAGCTGGAGCTGA
- a CDS encoding barstar family protein, translating to MTEDPAGRLVVTLDLDGVTDKAGLMDRCARDLALPDWFGRNWDALADSLADPSVWPGEAAERGLVLVVRGWRAYAEARPDEWAVAEEVFAEATDRGPGLFVTLGPGGSSKEVADQPG from the coding sequence ATGACGGAGGATCCCGCGGGGCGGCTCGTGGTCACGCTGGACCTCGACGGGGTCACGGACAAGGCGGGCCTGATGGACCGCTGCGCCCGTGACCTGGCCCTGCCCGACTGGTTCGGCCGGAACTGGGACGCGCTCGCCGACTCCCTGGCCGACCCCTCGGTCTGGCCCGGGGAAGCTGCGGAGCGGGGGCTGGTCCTCGTCGTACGGGGCTGGCGGGCGTACGCCGAGGCACGGCCGGACGAGTGGGCCGTAGCGGAGGAGGTCTTCGCGGAGGCGACGGACCGCGGTCCGGGACTCTTCGTGACCCTCGGGCCTGGAGGATCCTCCAAGGAGGTCGCTGACCAGCCTGGATGA
- a CDS encoding amino acid permease → MLDQGAPPHHDASAGPTSPGLAARLMRRKPVERLVAEGGQGEGGTLRRSLGLWQLTMISIGATLGTGIFVVLGEAVPKAGPAVTLSFVIAGLTALFSALSYAELAGTIPVAGSSYSYAYATMGELIAWICGWCLVLEYGVSVAAVAVGWGEYLNELLDGTIGVTIPAALSAPPGDGGVFNLPALIVVLLAMTFLLGGARESARANTIMVVVKIAALVLFCAIGVQGFRSGNYENFMPLGMAGVSAAGATLFFSYIGFDAASTAGEEAKNAQRDLPRAIMLSLVIVTVLYVLVAAVAVGARPWRTFTDSEASLAQIMADVTGQDFWGTLLAFCAVVAIASVVLTVLYGQTRVLFAMSRDGLVPKVFSRVHPKTGAPRANTLIVSLFCGVLAAAIPLGQLADATSIGTLFAFALVNVAVVVLRRTRPDMRRTFRVPLSPVLPALGFALCVWMMGSLSTVTWVVFGVWMAVGLVFYFVYGHRRSRLAAPDTVTPEVK, encoded by the coding sequence GTGCTCGACCAAGGCGCACCCCCGCACCACGACGCATCGGCCGGCCCCACGTCCCCGGGCCTGGCCGCGCGCCTCATGCGCCGCAAACCCGTGGAACGGCTGGTCGCCGAGGGCGGCCAGGGCGAGGGCGGCACACTGCGCCGCTCCCTCGGCCTGTGGCAGCTCACGATGATCAGCATCGGCGCCACCCTCGGCACCGGCATCTTCGTCGTCCTCGGCGAGGCCGTCCCCAAGGCCGGGCCCGCCGTCACGCTCTCCTTCGTCATCGCCGGCCTCACGGCGCTCTTCTCCGCCCTGTCCTACGCCGAACTGGCGGGCACCATCCCGGTCGCCGGGTCCTCGTACTCGTACGCCTACGCGACGATGGGCGAGCTGATCGCCTGGATCTGCGGCTGGTGTCTGGTCCTGGAGTACGGCGTGTCGGTCGCCGCCGTCGCCGTCGGCTGGGGCGAGTACCTCAACGAGCTCCTCGACGGCACCATCGGTGTCACCATCCCGGCCGCGCTGTCGGCCCCGCCGGGCGACGGCGGCGTCTTCAACCTGCCCGCGCTGATCGTGGTGCTCCTCGCCATGACGTTCCTGCTGGGCGGCGCCCGCGAGTCGGCCCGCGCCAACACGATCATGGTCGTCGTCAAGATCGCGGCGCTGGTGCTGTTCTGCGCGATCGGCGTGCAGGGCTTCCGCTCCGGCAACTACGAGAACTTCATGCCGCTCGGCATGGCCGGGGTGAGCGCGGCCGGCGCGACGCTGTTCTTCTCGTACATCGGCTTCGACGCCGCCTCCACCGCCGGCGAGGAGGCGAAGAACGCCCAGCGCGACCTGCCCCGCGCGATCATGCTGTCCCTCGTCATCGTGACGGTGCTCTACGTCCTCGTCGCGGCCGTCGCCGTCGGTGCCCGCCCTTGGCGCACCTTCACCGACTCCGAGGCCTCCCTCGCCCAGATCATGGCCGACGTCACCGGGCAGGACTTCTGGGGCACCCTGCTGGCGTTCTGCGCCGTCGTCGCCATCGCCAGCGTCGTCCTGACCGTGCTCTACGGCCAGACCCGCGTCCTGTTCGCCATGTCCCGCGACGGACTGGTGCCGAAGGTGTTCTCCCGGGTCCACCCGAAGACCGGCGCGCCCCGCGCCAACACGCTGATCGTCTCCCTGTTCTGCGGTGTCCTGGCCGCCGCGATTCCGCTCGGGCAGCTCGCCGACGCCACCAGCATCGGCACCCTCTTCGCCTTCGCCCTGGTCAACGTGGCCGTCGTGGTCCTGCGCCGCACCCGCCCGGACATGCGCCGCACCTTCCGGGTACCGCTGTCTCCGGTCCTGCCGGCGCTGGGCTTCGCCCTCTGCGTCTGGATGATGGGCAGCCTGTCCACCGTCACCTGGGTGGTCTTCGGTGTCTGGATGGCCGTGGGGCTCGTGTTCTACTTCGTGTACGGCCACCGGCGTTCCCGGCTGGCCGCACCGGACACCGTGACACCAGAAGTGAAGTGA
- a CDS encoding sugar-binding transcriptional regulator produces MNSSEEIAVSGMSAGRSAMRMGPAELVQAAAMARRFYLEGKSKIQIAEEFGVSRFKVARVLETALERDLVRIEIRVPAELDAERSDALRARYGLRHAVVVESPADAEETPDPENLGEVAADLLGELVNEGDVLGLAWGRSTIHMAAALDRLPPCTVVQLTGVYDAGTAERGSVEAVRRAAQVSGGDAHPIYAPMLLPDAATAEALRHQTGIARAFEYFDKVTVACVSIGSWEPGISTVHDMLSDEERAHYASLGVAAEMSAHLFDAEGRRVGRDLGERCITVKADQLRHIPEVVAIAGGQRKAAAIDAVLRSGLVTSLVTDTSAADYLMTAGSAPKSTLNRTDPDGV; encoded by the coding sequence GTGAACAGCAGTGAGGAGATCGCCGTGTCGGGTATGTCGGCGGGCCGTTCAGCCATGCGGATGGGACCCGCTGAGCTGGTCCAGGCGGCGGCCATGGCCCGCCGCTTCTACCTCGAGGGCAAGTCCAAGATCCAGATCGCGGAGGAGTTCGGCGTCAGCCGCTTCAAGGTGGCCCGGGTCCTGGAGACCGCCCTCGAGCGGGACCTTGTACGAATCGAGATCCGGGTGCCGGCCGAGCTGGACGCGGAGCGCTCGGACGCCCTGCGGGCCCGCTACGGCCTCAGGCACGCCGTCGTGGTGGAGTCCCCGGCCGACGCCGAGGAGACGCCCGACCCGGAGAACCTGGGCGAGGTGGCCGCCGACCTGCTCGGCGAGCTGGTCAACGAGGGCGATGTGCTGGGCCTGGCCTGGGGCCGGTCCACCATCCACATGGCGGCGGCCCTGGACCGGCTGCCGCCGTGCACGGTGGTGCAGCTGACCGGCGTGTACGACGCCGGGACCGCCGAGCGCGGCTCGGTCGAGGCGGTGCGCCGCGCGGCCCAGGTGTCGGGCGGCGACGCGCATCCCATCTACGCGCCGATGCTGCTGCCGGACGCGGCCACCGCCGAGGCGCTGCGCCACCAGACCGGGATCGCCCGGGCCTTCGAGTACTTCGACAAGGTCACGGTCGCCTGCGTCTCCATCGGCTCCTGGGAGCCGGGCATCTCGACGGTGCACGACATGCTCAGCGACGAGGAGCGCGCGCACTACGCCTCGCTCGGCGTCGCCGCCGAGATGTCCGCGCACCTCTTCGACGCCGAGGGGCGCCGGGTCGGGCGGGACCTGGGGGAGCGGTGCATCACGGTCAAGGCCGACCAGCTTCGCCACATCCCCGAGGTCGTGGCGATCGCGGGCGGCCAGCGCAAGGCGGCGGCCATCGACGCGGTGCTGCGCTCCGGGCTGGTCACCAGCCTGGTGACGGACACGTCGGCCGCGGACTACCTGATGACGGCGGGCTCCGCGCCGAAGTCGACGCTCAACCGGACGGACCCGGACGGCGTCTGA
- the rpe gene encoding ribulose-phosphate 3-epimerase encodes MAAQINPSILSADFARLADEAKAVEGADWLHVDVMDNHFVPNLTLGVPVVESLARATDTPLDCHLMIEAPDRWAPQYVEAGAGSVTFHVEAAAAPVRLAREIRAKGARASMALKPATPIEPYEDLLPELDMLLVMTVEPGFGGQAFLDIMLPKIRRTRELIEKHGLELWLQVDGGVSASTIERCAEAGADVFVAGSAVYGASDPAEAVRALRTQAEAATAKASWACDH; translated from the coding sequence ATGGCCGCGCAGATCAACCCCAGCATCCTGTCCGCCGACTTCGCCCGCCTCGCGGACGAGGCCAAGGCGGTGGAGGGAGCCGACTGGCTCCACGTCGACGTCATGGACAACCATTTCGTCCCCAACCTCACGCTCGGCGTGCCGGTCGTGGAGTCGCTGGCCCGGGCGACGGACACCCCGCTGGACTGCCACCTGATGATCGAGGCGCCGGACCGGTGGGCGCCGCAGTACGTGGAGGCGGGCGCCGGCTCGGTCACCTTCCACGTCGAGGCGGCCGCCGCGCCGGTGCGGCTCGCCCGCGAGATCCGGGCCAAGGGGGCCCGCGCGTCCATGGCGCTGAAGCCCGCGACGCCGATCGAGCCGTACGAGGATCTGCTGCCCGAGCTGGACATGCTGCTGGTCATGACGGTTGAGCCGGGCTTCGGGGGGCAGGCGTTCCTCGACATCATGCTCCCGAAGATCCGGCGCACGCGTGAGCTGATCGAGAAGCATGGACTGGAGCTCTGGCTCCAGGTCGACGGCGGGGTGTCGGCGTCGACGATCGAGCGGTGCGCCGAGGCCGGCGCGGACGTCTTCGTCGCGGGTTCCGCCGTGTACGGGGCATCGGACCCGGCCGAGGCGGTACGTGCACTGCGCACGCAGGCCGAGGCGGCGACCGCCAAGGCGTCCTGGGCGTGCGACCACTGA